The following coding sequences lie in one Drosophila sulfurigaster albostrigata strain 15112-1811.04 chromosome 2R, ASM2355843v2, whole genome shotgun sequence genomic window:
- the LOC133836077 gene encoding vacuolar protein sorting-associated protein 45: MNLISGIKLYIEKMCTESGPGMKIILLDKETTSIISMAFSQSDMLQREVYLFERIDSGRSNERLKYLKCIVFIRPTKQNIQLLANELRNPKYSAYFIYFSNIIPRTDIKYLAECDESESVREVKELYADYLCVNPNLFSLNIPDCMMNLNWLPDALTHSMQGITAVLLSLKLNPVIRYRAGSQVAQLLAKMIYDQTTKESSLFDFRGNVDGAAPPLLLLLDRRDDPVTPLLHQWSYQAMVHELLQIRNNRVDLSDRPSVPKEFKELVLSGDQDEFYGNNMYANYGEIGSTIKQLMEEFQRKANDHKKVESIADMKNFIESYPQFKKMSGTVQKHLCVMGELSSISNKRNLFEVSELEQEIACKADHTAQLQRIKKLIADERVSIDDAIKLVALYALRYERHANCDTSSLLQIIKSRGGNTQIVPALIEYAGTHVRQGDLFNMVRITDAVKLTRILIKGLKGVENVFTQHTPLLKETLEDVFKGRELDPMYPAINSELVPFRRPPQEVVVFIIGGTTYEEALTVHQLNNAGYKVILGGTTIHNSQSFISEVLSATSGTQFKHTKSMLKYCSPDNL; this comes from the exons atgaatttaataagTGGTATTAAACTGTACATCGAAAAGATGTGCACCGAGTCTGGGCCCGGCATGAAAATCATATTGCTTGACAAGGAGACG ACAAGCATAATTTCAATGGCATTTAGTCAGTCGGATATGTTGCAACGTGAAGTCTACCTGTTCGAACGTATAGATTCTGGACGTTCCAACGAGCGGCTAAAATACCTCAAGTGCATTGTTTTTATACGCCccacaaagcaaaacattcaACTGCTTGCAAATGAGCTTCGTAACCCCAAATATAGCgcttattttatat ATTTTAGTAATATTATACCACGCACCGACATCAAGTACTTGGCCGAATGCGATGAGTCAGAATCCGTGCGAGAGGTGAAGGAATTATATGCGGACTATTTGTGTGTAAATCCCAATTTGTTTTCCCTAAACATTCCTGACTGCATGATGAATCTGAACTGGCTGCCAGACGCTTTGACACACAGCATGCAGGGAATTACAGCGGTCCTGCTGTCGCTGAAACTCAATCCGGTCATACGCTATCGAGCTGGCTCTCAAGTGGCTCAGCTGCTAGCCAAAATGATTTACGATCAAACCACAAAGGAGTCATCGCTGTTCGACTTTCGTGGCAACGTGGACGGAGCTGCACCgcctttgctgctgttgctggatAGGCGAGATGATCCAGTCACTCCATTGTTGCATCAATGGTCGTACCAGGCCATGGTGCATGAACTGCTGCAGATACGTAACAATCGCGTCGACTTATCCGATCGCCCCAGCGTGCCCAAGGAATTCAAGGAGCTGGTGCTGTCGGGCGATCAGGACGAGTTCTATGGCAACAACATGTATGCGAATTACGGTGAAATTGGTTCAACCATTAAACAGCTGATGGAGGAATTTCAGCGCAAGGCGAATGATCATAAGAAAGTCGAGAGCATTGCCGACATGAAGAACTTTATTGAATCATATCCACAGTTTAAGAAAATGTCTGGCACCGTCCAGAAACATTTGTGTGTAATGGGCGAATTGTCCAGCATTTCGAACAAACGCAACCTGTTCGAGGTGTCCGAGCTGGAGCAGGAGATTGCCTGCAAAGCAGATCACACAGCGCAATTGCAGCGTATCAAGAAACTCATTGCGGACGAGCGTGTGAGCATCGATGACGCTATCAAATTGGTGGCCTTGTATGCTCTACGCTATGAGCGACATGCCAACTGCGACACCTCTTCGCTGCTGCAGATCATTAAGAGCCGGGGCGGAAATACACAAATTGTGCCAGCTCTTATTGAGTACGCGGGCACGCATGTGCGACAAGGTGACCTCTTCAACATGGTGCGCATCACGGATGCCGTCAAATTGACGCGTATTCTGATCAAAGGCCTCAAGGGCGTCGAGAACGTTTTTACGCAGCATACGCCACTGCTTAAGGAAACTCTTGAAGATGTATTCAAAGGTCGCGAATTGGATCCCATGTATCCGGCCATCAATTCGGAACTTGTGCCATTTCGTCGGCCACCGCAGGAAGTCGTCGTATTTATCATTGGCGGCACCACCTATGAGGAAGCGTTGACTGTGCATCAGCTGAACAATGCGGGCTACAAAGTGATATTGGGCGGCACAACCATACACAATTCCCAGAGCTTTATCAGCGAAGTGCTGTCGGCCACAAGTGGCACCCAATTTAAACATACCAAATCCATGCTTAAGTACTGCTCCCCTGATAACCTTTAA
- the LOC133836076 gene encoding IQ and AAA domain-containing protein 1-like isoform X1, with protein sequence MSSTYFNEIWHQSQHECEQLAIIDYERQHQNVDTTVATISGVSGIMSSSVAAAAESKALLQSSLYEFYLRYICLSNRLEDVYDNMIQPQKRELVRKLLDACLGRVVELKHDLVNIDLMEFSYNDDVVERLRLTPMDTELRIPRYFLREREQELEFRKRTMNEILIKLGWLEEHALEEPLTEIEAIRLLQMHERARQGRLRAHFMKEIRKEKGKAEERSEKERTDSGLMAAMKIQKMWRGHTARRITRRRKMDEMILIGMVPPPAAVLKERAEKLEKHNEHDVRRRHVAQQTYAAQFEARQVAIQEEIRQKHGATMKEDIADEIRAWIKDCYDKTGKLPDFPSEDQGGSLHIFSRPGTESEHSRSSARSSKESRKTKDKSKSPARSGDLNVNENQEDDVNFQPAVSVCLPDIRAEIEYFNDTWRDKDETGILSQAAYEDMIYAEKYQEVELEFRRAVDDVMRQEIELLQTMVGKKVKKSNKKTRRSGKKSKKKKEKDLTPDRSTESLYEELVTNGIIRKYPELKLKQFLGDKALTARNGTNPSPGDIRQILVEYCILPLGSEAIHSCTPLIRSVLLAGPRGSGKKALLHAICTEVGAVLFDLTPANIVGKYPGKSGLIMLIHLVLKVSRLLQPAVIYMGDAERPFMKKIPKTDRTDPKRLKKDLPKMIKNIAPEDRVIFVGTSNLPWEADQKLLQSVYNRFIYIPRPDYGAMSHAWKTLLHKYSGGISNLDTSAMAKISDGYTIGAIDACLREVMTCKRKLQLRSQPLTNAELINVLCTRDPVYREEEEAFESWWSKTPLGRRRQRFLELEEERLIEEQAQQAKQGNGNKKKGMN encoded by the exons ATGTCCAGCACATATTTTAATGAGATTTGGCATCAATCGCAGCATGAATGCGAACAGTTGGCCATCATTGACTACGAACGACAGCATCAGAATGTGGACACCACGGTGGCAACGATCAGCGGTGTTTCGGGCATTATGTCGAGCTctgttgccgccgctgccgaATCGAAGGCTCTGCTGCAATCCAGTCTTTATGAGTTCTATCTACGCTACATATGTCTGAGCAATCGCCTTGAGGATGTCTACGATAAT ATGATTCAGCCGCAGAAGCGTGAGCTGGTGCGCAAGTTGCTAGACGCTTGTCTGGGACGTGTTGTGGAACTGAAGCATGATCTGGTCAACATTGACCTTATGGAATTTAGCTACAATGATGATGTCGTGGAGCGCCTACGTCTGACGCCCATGGACACTGAGCTGCGTATTCCACGGTACTTTCTGCGGGAGCGAGAGCAGGAACTGGAGTTCCGCAAACGCACCATGAATGAAATCCTGATAAAGTTAGGTTGGCTTGAAGAGCACGCCTTAGAAGAGCCACTCACCGAAATTGAGGCCATTCGTCTGCTCCAGATGCACGAGCGGGCTCGTCAAGGACGTCTGCGTGCCCACTTCATGAAGGAGATACGCAAGGAGAAGGGCAAAGCAGAGGAGCGCAGTGAGAAGGAACGCACTGATTCCGGTCTCATGGCGGCCATGAAAATCCAGAAGATGTGGCGTGGACACACGGCACGACGAATTACGCGTCGTCGCAAAATGGATGAGATGATATTGATTGGCATGGTGCCGCCACCAGCTGCAGTCCTTAAGGAACGCGCCGAGAAGCTGGAGAAGCACAACGAGCACGATGTGCGGCGTCGACATGTGGCGCAACAAACATATGCGGCGCAGTTCGAAGCGCGACAGGTTGCCATACAGGAAGAGATTAGGCAAAAACATGGCGCTACCATGAAGGAGGACATCGCTGATGAGATACGTGCCTGGATCAAGGATTGCTACGACAAAACGGGCAAGTTGCCCGATTTTCCCTCGGAGGACCAAGGTGGCTCGCTGCATATTTTCAGTCGTCCTGGCACCGAGAGTGAGCACAGTCGCTCCTCTGCACGTTCCTCGAAAGAGTCACGCAAAACCAAGGACAAGTCGAAGTCACCAGCGCGTAGTGGTGATTTGAATGTAAACGAAAATCAAGAAGACGATGTCAACTTTCAGCCAGCTGTATCTGTTTGCTTGCCCGACATTCGTGCGGAAATTGAATA CTTCAACGACACTTGGCGCGACAAGGACGAGACAGGAATCCTTAGCCAGGCAGCTTATGAGGACATGATCTATGCGGAAAAGTATCAGGAAGTTGAGCTGGAGTTTCGACGCGCTGTCGACGATGTGATGCGCCAGGAGATTGAATTGCTACAGACCATGGTCGGCAAGAAGGTCaagaaaagcaacaagaaGACACGCCGCAGTGGCAAGAagagcaaaaagaagaaggagaaggatcTGACACCAGACCGAAGCACCGAGTCGCTTTATGAGGAATTGGTTACCAACGGCATTATACGCAAATATCCCGAACTTAAGCTGAAACAGTTTCTGGGCGACAAAGCGTTGACGGCACGTAATGGTACAAATCCTTCGCCCGGCGACATTAGACAGATTCTCGTCGAATACTGCATCCTACCACTTGGCTCTGAAGCCATACACAGCTGCACGCCACTGATCCGCTCTGTGCTGTTGGCTGGTCCTCGAGGATCTGGCAAAAAGGCTTTGCTTCATGCCATTTGTACGGAAGTTGGTGCCGTTTTGTTCGATCTCACACCCGCGAATATTGTGGGCAAATATCCGGGCAAATCAGGACTTATTATGCTTATACATCTAGTGCTTAAGGTGTCCAGGTTGCTGCAGCCCGCAGTCATCTATATGGGCGATGCGGAGCGACCATTTATGAAGAAAATTCCCAAAACCGATCGCACAGATCCCAAACGTTTGAAAAAGGATTTGCCCAAAATGATAAAGAATATTGCGCCCGAAGATCGCGTCATTTTTGTGGGCACCTCCAACTTGCCTTGGGAGGCCGATCAGAAGCTCTTGCAATCGGTCTACAATCGCTTCATTTACATTCCGCGTCCAGATTATGGCGCTATGTCGCATGCTTGGAAAACTTTGCTTCA TAAATATTCTGGCGGCATATCCAACTTAGACACCAGTGCAATGGCCAAAATATCCGATGGTTATACTATAGGTGCAATCGATGCTTGCTTGCGTGAAGTGATGACCTGCAAAcgtaaattgcaattgcgctCCCAGCCGCTTACAAATGCTGAGTTGATCAATGTACTCTG TACGCGAGATCCTGTCTATCGTGAAGAAGAGGAAGCCTTCGAGTCGTGGTGGTCAAAAACTCCACTGGGCCGACGACGTCAACGCTTTTTGGAACTGGAAGAGGAAAGACTGATTGAAGAACAGGCACAGCAGGCCAAGCAAggaaatggcaacaaaaagaagggcatgaattga
- the LOC133836076 gene encoding IQ and AAA domain-containing protein 1-like isoform X2 translates to MNSVLLFLNIKVVFIMIQPQKRELVRKLLDACLGRVVELKHDLVNIDLMEFSYNDDVVERLRLTPMDTELRIPRYFLREREQELEFRKRTMNEILIKLGWLEEHALEEPLTEIEAIRLLQMHERARQGRLRAHFMKEIRKEKGKAEERSEKERTDSGLMAAMKIQKMWRGHTARRITRRRKMDEMILIGMVPPPAAVLKERAEKLEKHNEHDVRRRHVAQQTYAAQFEARQVAIQEEIRQKHGATMKEDIADEIRAWIKDCYDKTGKLPDFPSEDQGGSLHIFSRPGTESEHSRSSARSSKESRKTKDKSKSPARSGDLNVNENQEDDVNFQPAVSVCLPDIRAEIEYFNDTWRDKDETGILSQAAYEDMIYAEKYQEVELEFRRAVDDVMRQEIELLQTMVGKKVKKSNKKTRRSGKKSKKKKEKDLTPDRSTESLYEELVTNGIIRKYPELKLKQFLGDKALTARNGTNPSPGDIRQILVEYCILPLGSEAIHSCTPLIRSVLLAGPRGSGKKALLHAICTEVGAVLFDLTPANIVGKYPGKSGLIMLIHLVLKVSRLLQPAVIYMGDAERPFMKKIPKTDRTDPKRLKKDLPKMIKNIAPEDRVIFVGTSNLPWEADQKLLQSVYNRFIYIPRPDYGAMSHAWKTLLHKYSGGISNLDTSAMAKISDGYTIGAIDACLREVMTCKRKLQLRSQPLTNAELINVLCTRDPVYREEEEAFESWWSKTPLGRRRQRFLELEEERLIEEQAQQAKQGNGNKKKGMN, encoded by the exons ATGAATTCTGTATTGCTGTTTCTTAATATCAAGGTTGTTTTTATA ATGATTCAGCCGCAGAAGCGTGAGCTGGTGCGCAAGTTGCTAGACGCTTGTCTGGGACGTGTTGTGGAACTGAAGCATGATCTGGTCAACATTGACCTTATGGAATTTAGCTACAATGATGATGTCGTGGAGCGCCTACGTCTGACGCCCATGGACACTGAGCTGCGTATTCCACGGTACTTTCTGCGGGAGCGAGAGCAGGAACTGGAGTTCCGCAAACGCACCATGAATGAAATCCTGATAAAGTTAGGTTGGCTTGAAGAGCACGCCTTAGAAGAGCCACTCACCGAAATTGAGGCCATTCGTCTGCTCCAGATGCACGAGCGGGCTCGTCAAGGACGTCTGCGTGCCCACTTCATGAAGGAGATACGCAAGGAGAAGGGCAAAGCAGAGGAGCGCAGTGAGAAGGAACGCACTGATTCCGGTCTCATGGCGGCCATGAAAATCCAGAAGATGTGGCGTGGACACACGGCACGACGAATTACGCGTCGTCGCAAAATGGATGAGATGATATTGATTGGCATGGTGCCGCCACCAGCTGCAGTCCTTAAGGAACGCGCCGAGAAGCTGGAGAAGCACAACGAGCACGATGTGCGGCGTCGACATGTGGCGCAACAAACATATGCGGCGCAGTTCGAAGCGCGACAGGTTGCCATACAGGAAGAGATTAGGCAAAAACATGGCGCTACCATGAAGGAGGACATCGCTGATGAGATACGTGCCTGGATCAAGGATTGCTACGACAAAACGGGCAAGTTGCCCGATTTTCCCTCGGAGGACCAAGGTGGCTCGCTGCATATTTTCAGTCGTCCTGGCACCGAGAGTGAGCACAGTCGCTCCTCTGCACGTTCCTCGAAAGAGTCACGCAAAACCAAGGACAAGTCGAAGTCACCAGCGCGTAGTGGTGATTTGAATGTAAACGAAAATCAAGAAGACGATGTCAACTTTCAGCCAGCTGTATCTGTTTGCTTGCCCGACATTCGTGCGGAAATTGAATA CTTCAACGACACTTGGCGCGACAAGGACGAGACAGGAATCCTTAGCCAGGCAGCTTATGAGGACATGATCTATGCGGAAAAGTATCAGGAAGTTGAGCTGGAGTTTCGACGCGCTGTCGACGATGTGATGCGCCAGGAGATTGAATTGCTACAGACCATGGTCGGCAAGAAGGTCaagaaaagcaacaagaaGACACGCCGCAGTGGCAAGAagagcaaaaagaagaaggagaaggatcTGACACCAGACCGAAGCACCGAGTCGCTTTATGAGGAATTGGTTACCAACGGCATTATACGCAAATATCCCGAACTTAAGCTGAAACAGTTTCTGGGCGACAAAGCGTTGACGGCACGTAATGGTACAAATCCTTCGCCCGGCGACATTAGACAGATTCTCGTCGAATACTGCATCCTACCACTTGGCTCTGAAGCCATACACAGCTGCACGCCACTGATCCGCTCTGTGCTGTTGGCTGGTCCTCGAGGATCTGGCAAAAAGGCTTTGCTTCATGCCATTTGTACGGAAGTTGGTGCCGTTTTGTTCGATCTCACACCCGCGAATATTGTGGGCAAATATCCGGGCAAATCAGGACTTATTATGCTTATACATCTAGTGCTTAAGGTGTCCAGGTTGCTGCAGCCCGCAGTCATCTATATGGGCGATGCGGAGCGACCATTTATGAAGAAAATTCCCAAAACCGATCGCACAGATCCCAAACGTTTGAAAAAGGATTTGCCCAAAATGATAAAGAATATTGCGCCCGAAGATCGCGTCATTTTTGTGGGCACCTCCAACTTGCCTTGGGAGGCCGATCAGAAGCTCTTGCAATCGGTCTACAATCGCTTCATTTACATTCCGCGTCCAGATTATGGCGCTATGTCGCATGCTTGGAAAACTTTGCTTCA TAAATATTCTGGCGGCATATCCAACTTAGACACCAGTGCAATGGCCAAAATATCCGATGGTTATACTATAGGTGCAATCGATGCTTGCTTGCGTGAAGTGATGACCTGCAAAcgtaaattgcaattgcgctCCCAGCCGCTTACAAATGCTGAGTTGATCAATGTACTCTG TACGCGAGATCCTGTCTATCGTGAAGAAGAGGAAGCCTTCGAGTCGTGGTGGTCAAAAACTCCACTGGGCCGACGACGTCAACGCTTTTTGGAACTGGAAGAGGAAAGACTGATTGAAGAACAGGCACAGCAGGCCAAGCAAggaaatggcaacaaaaagaagggcatgaattga
- the LOC133836079 gene encoding U6 snRNA phosphodiesterase 1 isoform X3, protein MALVDYGSSSGSESDTTDETTPTPAILKRPALPTALSLLGAKQPKRSTDDEDEDDGTDNPALHGGRIRSFKHERGNWATFVYVPADSCVEQLEDFQTEAIEMLATDLQLQMNESLHLSLSKTVVLQYHQIDEFTKSLQQALQSCSGFNSNLHLLEVYTNEERTRTFLAVKLDAAFTTKMTTLLQPVDLVMRDYRLPKFYEKPSFHVSLLCSKKR, encoded by the exons ATGGCATTAGTGGATTACGGAAGCAGCTCCGGCTCCGAAAGCGACACGACGGATGAAACCACTCCCACACCGGCTATTCTTAAGAG ACCGGCTTTACCCACAGCTCTTTCCTTGTTGGGCGCTAAGCAACCGAAGCGTTCAACAGATgacgaggatgaggatgatggAACAGACAATCCCGCACTGCATGGTGGTCGCATACGCAGCTTCAAACACGAACGAGGCAATTGGGCTACATTTGTTTACGTGCCCGCTGATAGTTGTGTGGAACAGCTGGAGGATTTTCAAACGGAGGCTATAGAAATGCTTGCAACAGACCTGCAACTACAGATGAATGAATCGTTGCATTTAAGTTTGAGCAAAACAGTAGTGCTGCAATATCATCAGATTGATGAGTTCACTAAATCGTTGCAACAGGCGCTTCAAAGTTGTTCAGG CTTTAACAGTAATCTGCATTTG CTTGAGGTGTATACGAATGAGGAGAGAACGCGAACATTTCTGGCAGTCAAACTGGACGCTGCGTTTACTACGAAGATGACAACATTGCTACAACCTGTTGACCTGGTTATGCGTGACTATCGTTTGCCGAAATTCTATGAGAAGCCCTCGTTTCATGTCAGCTTGTTGTG TTCCAAAAAGCGTTGA
- the LOC133836079 gene encoding U6 snRNA phosphodiesterase 1 isoform X2 produces the protein MKPLPHRLFLRALSLLGAKQPKRSTDDEDEDDGTDNPALHGGRIRSFKHERGNWATFVYVPADSCVEQLEDFQTEAIEMLATDLQLQMNESLHLSLSKTVVLQYHQIDEFTKSLQQALQSCSGFNSNLHLLEVYTNEERTRTFLAVKLDAAFTTKMTTLLQPVDLVMRDYRLPKFYEKPSFHVSLLWCVGDYQELLNSKLEKLQQLLDDHDTLKLPVKQVLCKCGNKDFIYKLK, from the exons ATGAAACCACTCCCACACCGGCTATTCTTAAGAG CTCTTTCCTTGTTGGGCGCTAAGCAACCGAAGCGTTCAACAGATgacgaggatgaggatgatggAACAGACAATCCCGCACTGCATGGTGGTCGCATACGCAGCTTCAAACACGAACGAGGCAATTGGGCTACATTTGTTTACGTGCCCGCTGATAGTTGTGTGGAACAGCTGGAGGATTTTCAAACGGAGGCTATAGAAATGCTTGCAACAGACCTGCAACTACAGATGAATGAATCGTTGCATTTAAGTTTGAGCAAAACAGTAGTGCTGCAATATCATCAGATTGATGAGTTCACTAAATCGTTGCAACAGGCGCTTCAAAGTTGTTCAGG CTTTAACAGTAATCTGCATTTG CTTGAGGTGTATACGAATGAGGAGAGAACGCGAACATTTCTGGCAGTCAAACTGGACGCTGCGTTTACTACGAAGATGACAACATTGCTACAACCTGTTGACCTGGTTATGCGTGACTATCGTTTGCCGAAATTCTATGAGAAGCCCTCGTTTCATGTCAGCTTGTTGTGGTGTGTGGGAGATTATCAGGAATTGCTCAATAGCAAATTAGAGAAGTTACAGCAATTGTTGGATGATCATGATACGCTTAAGTTGCCCGTCAAGCAAGTGCTTTGCAAATGTGGCAATAaggattttatttataaacttaaatag
- the LOC133836079 gene encoding U6 snRNA phosphodiesterase 1 isoform X1, whose product MALVDYGSSSGSESDTTDETTPTPAILKRPALPTALSLLGAKQPKRSTDDEDEDDGTDNPALHGGRIRSFKHERGNWATFVYVPADSCVEQLEDFQTEAIEMLATDLQLQMNESLHLSLSKTVVLQYHQIDEFTKSLQQALQSCSGFNSNLHLLEVYTNEERTRTFLAVKLDAAFTTKMTTLLQPVDLVMRDYRLPKFYEKPSFHVSLLWCVGDYQELLNSKLEKLQQLLDDHDTLKLPVKQVLCKCGNKDFIYKLK is encoded by the exons ATGGCATTAGTGGATTACGGAAGCAGCTCCGGCTCCGAAAGCGACACGACGGATGAAACCACTCCCACACCGGCTATTCTTAAGAG ACCGGCTTTACCCACAGCTCTTTCCTTGTTGGGCGCTAAGCAACCGAAGCGTTCAACAGATgacgaggatgaggatgatggAACAGACAATCCCGCACTGCATGGTGGTCGCATACGCAGCTTCAAACACGAACGAGGCAATTGGGCTACATTTGTTTACGTGCCCGCTGATAGTTGTGTGGAACAGCTGGAGGATTTTCAAACGGAGGCTATAGAAATGCTTGCAACAGACCTGCAACTACAGATGAATGAATCGTTGCATTTAAGTTTGAGCAAAACAGTAGTGCTGCAATATCATCAGATTGATGAGTTCACTAAATCGTTGCAACAGGCGCTTCAAAGTTGTTCAGG CTTTAACAGTAATCTGCATTTG CTTGAGGTGTATACGAATGAGGAGAGAACGCGAACATTTCTGGCAGTCAAACTGGACGCTGCGTTTACTACGAAGATGACAACATTGCTACAACCTGTTGACCTGGTTATGCGTGACTATCGTTTGCCGAAATTCTATGAGAAGCCCTCGTTTCATGTCAGCTTGTTGTGGTGTGTGGGAGATTATCAGGAATTGCTCAATAGCAAATTAGAGAAGTTACAGCAATTGTTGGATGATCATGATACGCTTAAGTTGCCCGTCAAGCAAGTGCTTTGCAAATGTGGCAATAaggattttatttataaacttaaatag
- the LOC133836907 gene encoding metaxin-1 homolog — protein sequence MQLGSKLHVYKGEWGLPTIDFECMRVLCLLRFTRCPVDVETNSNPLRSGAGKLPYLQIGNDKFIGYKEIKRVLDLEGYPVDVKLSTKQKHLSATYTNWVFTQLHAYYHYFLYGEPNNYETTTRGLYAKRTPFPFNFYYPSTYQREACDVVQVLGGFDINDKLEKHESDYLVTNAKKCVNLLSRKLGRKVWFFGDHFSELDAIVYSYLSIISKITLPNNPLQNHIKGCQNLLNFISRISRDIFRNECYSSVKLTKSSGHSDSTLTPSERKFMETELNTKIAAGIGAALAMGAFAAWRGIYTQLTRSSTDYDGIDYENDELDEEVLE from the exons atgcaattggGATCCAAGCTGCATGTGTATAAGGGCGAATGGGGCCTACCAACAATTGATTTCGAATGTATGCGTGTCTTG TGCTTGCTGCGCTTCACCCGCTGCCCCGTGGACGTCGAGACCAATTCAAATCCATTGCGTTCGGGCGCCGGCAAATTGCCGTATCTTCAAATTGGCAACGACAAATTCATTGGCTACAAGGAGATCAAACGTGTGCTGGATCTTGAG gGTTATCCCGTTGATGTCAAGCTATCCACGAAACAGAAGCATCTGTCCGCCACATATACCAATTGGGTATTCACACAACTTCATGCTTACTATCATTACTTTCTGTATGGCGAGCCAAACAACTATGAGACTACCACACGTGGATTATACGCCAAGCGAACGCCATTCCCTTTTAACTTCTACTATCCATCAACGTATCAACGCGAAGCTTGCGATGTTGTCCAAGTGCTTGGCGGTTTCGATATCAACGACAAGCTGGAGAAGCACGAAAGTGACTAT CTGGTGACTAATGCCAAAAAGTGCGTCAACTTACTGTCGCGTAAATTGGGACGCAAAGTTTGGTTCTTTGGTGATCACTTCAGTGAATTGGATGCCATTGTCTATAGCTACTTGTCCATCATATCGAAAATAACACTGCCCAATAATCCGCTACAAAACCACATAAAAGGCTGTCAAAATCTTTTGAATTTCATCAGTCGTATCTCTCGCGACATATTCCGCAATGAATGTTACAGTTCCGTTAAACTAACGAAATCATCTGGACACTCTGACAGCACATTAACGCCATCGGAACGTAAGTTTATGGAGACCGAATTAAATACAAAGATTGCCGCCGGCATTGGCGCTGCACTGGCAATGGGAGCGTTTGCTGCTTGGCGTGGTATTTACACCCAG TTAACACGTTCGTCCACGGATTATGATGGCATCGACTATGAGAACGATGAATTGGACGAGGAAGTTTTGGAATAG
- the LOC133836908 gene encoding LOW QUALITY PROTEIN: methyl-CpG-binding domain protein 2 (The sequence of the model RefSeq protein was modified relative to this genomic sequence to represent the inferred CDS: deleted 1 base in 1 codon): protein MNPSITIERKRVDCNALPKGWQREEIHRKSGCNTGVDVFYYSRALRTDVSLVPPIRQTASIFKQPVTVVRNHEPNKVKHDAKHGGQEKPKQLFWEKRLERLRACHDNGEELDDISLPKTIRTVGPNVNEQTVLQSVATALHMLNAGVHGQSSTKAELTKNAMAFMNPEQPLMHAVIISEDDIRKQEDRVGLARRKLQDALKT, encoded by the exons ATGAATCCAAGCATTACAATTGAACGTAAACGCGTTGACTGCAACGCATTACCCAAAGGTTGGCAACGCGAAGAAATACACCGCAAATCGGGCTGCAACACGGGCGTTGATGTTTTCTACTACAG TCGCGCTCTGCGCACAGATGTCTCCTTGGTGCCGCCGATTCGACAGACCGCCTCCATATTTAAACAGCCGGTAACTGTGGTTCGCAATCATGAACCCAACAAGGTCAAACATGACGCCAAACAT GGGGGCCAGGAGAAACCCAAACAACTATTCTGGGAGAAGCGTTTGGAACGATTGCGTGCCTGCCATGACAACGGCGAAGAACTGGACGACATCTCATTGCCCAAGACTATACGAACTGTCGGTCCCAACGTAAATGAACAGACGGTGCTGCAATCGGTGGCCACAGCACTGCATATGCTCAATGCTGGCGTGCACGGCCAGAGCTCGACAAAGGCGGAACTAACGAAGAATGCTATGGCATTCATGAATCCCGAACAACCTTTAATGCATGCGGTTATCATCTCTGAGGACGACATACGCAAGCAGGAAGATCGCGTTGGTTTGGCTCGACGAAAGCTGCAAGATGCGTTGAAGACATAA